In Palaemon carinicauda isolate YSFRI2023 unplaced genomic scaffold, ASM3689809v2 scaffold2791, whole genome shotgun sequence, the genomic window TAAACATTCACAAAATCGAAAACATAAACCATCGAAAAATAACATTTAATGGTACACCCTGAAGAAACCAACCCCTCCTTTTGCTGTAACGCACGCACACGCCCTTTAAATACCGAAAAGTCGGTGGCGGGCGGTATCATTCGCTCACACACCAGCATCATGACAGGACGTGGCAAGGGAGGAAAGGGACTCGGAAAGGGAGGCGCTAAGCGTCATCGTAAAGTACTTCGTGATAATATCCAGGGTATCACCAAGCCTGCCATTCGTCGTCTGGCCCGCAGAGGTGGTGTCAAACGTATCTCTGGACTCATCTACGAAGAAACCCGCGGTGTCCTGAAGGTATTCCTCGAGAATGTCATCAGGGATGCTGTCACCTACACCGAGCATGCCAAGAGGAAGACTGTCACTGCCATGGATGTCGTCTACGCCCTCAAACGCCAAGGCCGTACCCTGTACGGTTTCGGCGGTTAGATGCCTTCTTTGCAAGGTTATCTAAGACCTACAGACGAGCAAGAATCCTGCTTGCAATCCTTGCAACAGGAGGACTGTTTGTCTCACCTAAACCCGGACCTTTTTAGGTCCACAAATCACTTCTATAAGAAAGAATCTTTTGACACTGAAATACCCTATTTGCCCCTCCCTCTAAAGGAATAAGCCTTATTATAAAGTCGCTCTGTAGTCAATGAACAAGTACATTAAGCATGcctatatctatctattaatctatttgGAAAAggatgttattatatatttttttttttttttccgtcgatTCAATGTGAATCAATAAAGGTTTTTTTAGTCTTTTGGATTTGGTTGGAAGGAATCGATTGAATTGGGATTGTATATTATAATTTCAATGATTAATTTATACTAGGAATAGCAATCATAATAAATGTTGAATGTCGAGGGCGGTGATAGATAGATGAAATACTTTTTGGGTGTCAAAAAggaaaacattgattataaatacaaGTTGCAAGTTGTATTTCCatgtcaacggccataccacgttgaaaacaccgcttctcgtccgatcagcgaagttaagcaacgttgggtctggtcagtacttggatgggtgaccgcctgggaacaccagatgctgttggcatTTTGATTTCCGTAACCagtacccaaacaaaaaataataatatatatatatatatatatatatatatatatatatatatatatatatatatatatatatatatatatatacagtatatatatatatatatatatatatatatatatacacacgatatattcatttatgtattgaattatttatatatctatctatctatctatctattttgatGGAAATCGAAGTAGAAATAGATATAGAAAcagaaaaagatagatagatagatagatagatagatttatatatatatatatatatatatatatatatatatatatatatatatatatatatatatatatatatatatatatatatatatatatatatatatatatatataaatatatataatatatattataaatgaatctatctgtttgtttacaaacacatacatactgactgtgtttgtttattccttttttttttctaatgggcaACATATTGACATTTGCAACTAAAGAAATAATAAGTGTTCTGCCGAATGATTGGGATGGCATGTAGAAATAATATTCAATTCGTGAGGGCATAAGTCATTCATTCATTGTCAAGATTCTTTCTTATAGTAATGCGTTTGTGGTTCCAAATTGGAACCGAGGTTTTAGTGGAGGAGACCAGTTGCCAGTCACACAAGCATCCAAGAAATTTGAACAATTTACTTGGAGGATGTGTACTTGGTGACAGCCTTGGTGCCCTCAGAGACGGCGTGCTTGGCAAGTTCACCAGGCAACAGGAGACGGACAGCAGTCTGGATCTCCCGGGAGGTGATGGTGGAGCGCTTGTTGTAGTGTGCCAGGCGGGAAGCTTCGGCAGCAATACGTTCAAAGATGTCATTCACGAAGGAGTT contains:
- the LOC137636360 gene encoding histone H4 — translated: MTGRGKGGKGLGKGGAKRHRKVLRDNIQGITKPAIRRLARRGGVKRISGLIYEETRGVLKVFLENVIRDAVTYTEHAKRKTVTAMDVVYALKRQGRTLYGFGG
- the LOC137636361 gene encoding histone H2B; the encoded protein is MPPKTSGKAAKKAGKAQKSIAKGDKKKKRRRKESYSIYIYKVLKQVHPDTGISSKAMSIMNSFVNDIFERIAAEASRLAHYNKRSTITSREIQTAVRLLLPGELAKHAVSEGTKAVTKYTSSK